The DNA segment ACGTAATGGATGTATTAGTGAGCATACGAAAGACTGTAGACATGGTTGGACGATCTGTAGGATTTTCTTGAACGCATAACAATCCAATGTGGATGCACCTAAACACTTCATTTCTGTCATAATTCTCCTCCATGGCCGGGTCTATCATTTCCAGCAATGAGTCATTGTTCCAAAGCCTCCATACCTATTCAAGtcatttatcaagaaaatagtgTTGACATCCATGATCATTGCTAAAACAAGTAGAGAGCTTGAGCTTGGCATTGGAATTTGTACTAACATATGTGACCAAGTTGCTTATTGAGCCATCTGTCTCGTTGAAGCTACTATTCTTTTTTCCACAAATAATCTCCATAATCAATACTCCGAAGCTATACACATCTGATTTTGTGGAGAACTGTCCACTTGTCACATACTCGGGTGGCATGTAACCGCTATAAAATACAACTTTTTTATCAACAACAACACTGATAGGCAAAATATAATTACTATGAACAATTACTTACAATGTTCCAACTACTCTTCCTGTGGTAGCTTCAGTTTGGTCCACACTGAAATTTCTAGCCACACCAAAATCTGCAATCTTCGGGTTCAAATCTTTATCTAAGAGAATGTTACCCGCTTTGAGGTCACGGTGTATAATTGTGAGCCGCGAATCTTGATGAAGATACAAAATCCCACGAGTAATACCCTCGATAATGTTGTACCGTCTTGTCCAATCCAGTTGACTACTCTTCTTCGGGTCTGGAATATATCCCATATATCAGCTGATTAGACTATGAGATCAAGAACCAAGGTTTCGAGAATATAAGCCTGTAATATATCATATGTTTCTTACCAAAAAGGAAGTGATCGAGACTTTTGTTGGGCAAAAACTCGTAGACTAATATCTTTTCTTCTCCTTTAACAGAAAAGCCAAGAAGCCTAACAAGATTCTTATGTTGAAGCTTTGCTACAAGAAACACCTCGTTCTTGAATTCTTCTTCACCTTGTCCTGACTTTTTAGACAGCCTCTTCACAGCAACTTGTGCTCCATTCGGTAACGTTCCCTGTCAATTCATATGATCTTCTTTACTTAATTACCGGAATCTGTTTTGTTCTTGTGTAACACAAATAAGTACATGGGACAAATAATATACCTTGTAAACTTCACCAAATCCACCATGACCAAGCTTGTTATTACTATGAAAATTACTTGTGGCAGCTTCAATTGCTTTAAACTCGAATTGAAGTGAACCTGAAGTTGTAATATCATCCACAGCTGCAGAACAAATGTacacataattttatatatactaaaTACATTTCTCTCTCAGTTCCGTAGTCCTTTACCATTATAAGCCTTCCAAAATCTATTTGTAACACAGAAATAGTAACCGTCTGAGAAGAACATAGAgaggaaaaaaaacattttgaacTTATGTTTTGAAAAACAAGAAACTCACAATCACTTGTAAATGCTTTGTATGCTTTTCTCCTCTTCCAAAGAGCAAATCCAAGAGCAATCACTACGACGGGAGCAACGACAATTGCCACAATAGTTCCCTTAGAAATCTTTTTCCCGTCTGCACCAACCAAAACCACCAAATGAATGAAAAATATTGGCACCAACTTAAGAACAGGGcagaaaaattaaaacaagGTTTGATATGATCATACCTTTATCAAGAGGAGGCATATTATCGAAAAGTGCCAAGAACGGATAAACCTCCCACCGAATGAAACAGCTAGGCCTAGAAATAATGCCTCCTTGTCTCCCATGGCAACAAGACCTATATTCAATCACGTCCTGCTGCAGACAATAAGTGCAGTTTTCAAGAGACAAGTCTCTACTGCACTGCACAGCACCGTAAACGTGGGAGATAGACGACTCAAGCTTCTGCGTTCCGGCTGCGTAGTACAAAGTGGAAGCTTGATCTATCAAACTAATCATCAAAGCCTCCCATTCACTGTCTAGATCCGTCATCATGTCATCTTGAAAAATTCTTGTATAGTTCTCACTCCGGAGAACTTCCATACCGAGCGACCCGTAAAAGGAGCGGTTCGAGTAACGTACAAGACAGAGTGTTCTGTCCATCCTCCAGTCTATACCTTCCATCTGGTTAGTACAGTTCCGTAACAATCTAGCAGACGAAGAGATGATACAGTCAGAGCAAGATCGAGTGTTAGAACCAGGGGCACACATCCCTAGACCGTACACTCTGTTGGGATCTTGTCCGGTCGATGTTGTGTAGAAGCCGTCATTGGCTGTGACGAGGGAAGGAAGAGAAGCGAGCATGTGTCGGCGGTTTAAGTCGTAAGTACCGTTGGGTGTGAAAAGACCAGATCTTTCAAAGCATATGTCTGCAGAAACAAGAACAGAACATAAGGGGACAATCCAGAAGACGACGAACAACAAGTCGTCCATCttggtcttttttttcttgtgtttgATTGTCTGAAATTAAAAACTTTGAATTCTTGAATGTTTATACTCATTTTCAGTTTCAATTGGCTGTACAAAATTGACCAATTCTTGTTGAATATTCTAACTTATAAAGTCTTTGGACGATGACCAGTCGATGTCAATGATGTGATTAGTGAGTGACTTTTGGTCATAATTGCCAGGTCAATGGAGTGCCGTTTTTAGTAGGGGTAGGCATAGACGAATAATATTATAACTTTTAGTATTAtgatttgttttgtatttttgattttttttaaattgttttgttttgaaaaaatatgaatatcttgtttttaagatatttaaaaaatttacggATATTTACAAATAATTACAGTTATctcattcattttatttaatacaaataaatttagaaagaaaaaaattattcaaatttgttttttaaagaaaaattacataatatagaataaaaattaacaattaGTGGAACTAtatgttttgtaaatttttaaaattaattatttttaaaattaattattttcaaattaacAATTAGTCTTAACTTACAGAGTCCTCTTCGTCAAACTATGTTGCAAGAGAGATAGCTAAGAATGTCTTTTGTGATGGTAGATTATAGTCTTATTCGGCGTTTGGACCGTCATGGCTGCAAATCGTATTTGTCAAGAAAGTATATTTTGAGCTCTTTAATCTTTCCCTTAAAATGGAGCTTTTTAATGTAGTTTCTTTTGGCTTTGTTTTCTTTGTCTTACTGAACTTCTCAGTTGTTATcagacattaaaaaaaaaacttttgtaagTAATTTTGGAGAtaagattatatattaaataatatttatataaaattatgtttttttttaaagttacatatttctctacatacatatatttgtataaaaacTAGAGCGGAGTGGATATCCGTCTTTGGAAatttagtatttgtgatttgctctGATTTTAgtgaattttgattttaaatatttttttaccctAAAGAATTATGAATATCGATATTTTTCgcatcaaatcaaaataataacgaattatattaaatttaatagataaaatGTCTAGTCCTATTTTTTAGGGTCGGTTCTTCTGGTCGGGTTCGAATCGATTTTTTCTGGATCCGTtaggtttaaaaaaattataaccaaaaatccaaatagaaaacttaaaataaaatattcgaGTAGTTCAAGTATCCGATCGAGTCTCGGACAAGACCCGACTACGAACTGAGACCCCTCCAAGTCCAAAAACTATCCAATAAGTATTTTTCTCTAGATTCGGACCCCAACCAAATCAGTTTTAGTCTTTTCGGGTCCGGGTATATTATTGCTCAGGTTTGCCTTTTTTAAGAGTAAAGGGGTAAATGTGTAATTTCGTTAACTCGTGGAACGCTTCAATGACGCCACATCGAGTAGGAGCTACCGGAATTAACTAACTAGCGGGGAATATGGAAGCCGGAGCTGAATCTGATGTGGATCGGCCGGTTGATAGCGATTCTCCGGCAGCGGAGGAATCTGGATCGAATCAGAACAGCGGCGGAAGATCGGAGCCGTCGCCGTCGAACCAAAGGGAGATCTTGAGAACACTTTCGACGGTGGAGAAGGATTCGAAGGCAATCGCGGAGAGCTTCTCGTCTCTCTTTGTATCCCTCAGATCAACTCTCTCCGAGGTTAgaataaatatgaaaacttttGTTAAGTTTGATGACACTTTGATCTGTTTCTTGtcgtaaaaaaaaactgattctttattttattaggTTGTAAGTTTTGTTCTTATGAGACTTTGTTTGGTGGTGGGATAGGCTACGAGTAGCTCGGTTGATCACATGGGTTGCTTTGGAGATGCAGCAGGACGGCTTCAGGAGACTGGTGAGATTAAATTAAGACactatcttgtttttttttttttagtttactgATGTTGTGTAATCTTGTTAGGGACTTGGAGATATGGATTcagtttgatgttttttttttttaatgaattttgcAGCTTTAGATGCTTCCACTAAAGGGAACCGTTACATCAACTCTTGCCTTAGGTACGTTCGTAatgatcttgatttttttactatttatctGAACTTAGAGAACACCGAGTATGCGTTCATGATTGTGATTTGTCAACGACTTCTTCTGtggtatgttttttttgtatgcAAGATTGAACGAGGAGATTAAAGGCGTTGAGAATCTGGCGGCTAGGTTGTATCCTTTATATGGTTCTTTGCGTGTCAACCTTGAGTTTTGAATGTTGAACACCACAGAGACACAGACATTCCATGTTTAGCTTTTCTTAATTGTGGTTTTAGTCAGAATTTGTTTCTAGAATCCTTAATAAATAAATGTGCAGAAAGCACCTGAGGAGAAATGTGGATGTTCTTGACACGGCTGTGAACAAGCTTCTCCGTCCTCCGTGACAAGTCATCAGCTTTCACGGACTTTGGATCACTTGTTTCTCGTACAGATTTTGATTATTTGTTCTTTTTGTAACAGAAggtttatatgttttaaaaagtttttgtttatttgtctcGTATGTTGACAAGTGGTGATAAAGTAGAATGCAGTTGATTTCCGTTGATCTGACTTTATTTGTTCACTATATGAATGGAATCTAACTTGACTACTGTTCCCATTTTGAATAAACATGGTCAAAACCTCCGAAATATTACTTTAAATTCTTCTACACAAGATTATAAAAATCCAAAAGTGGCTTCGGGCTCCACTAGCTAATACTTTGATTTGCATGACACACAAGTCACAACAACGGTTAGCTCTTCTCACTTTTAAAAGCAGGAACCGTTTTAATTATCTCTAAACCAAAAGACCGGTTTAGAGATAATTAAGGATCATCGGGTTGAGGCAGCATTTAGTCCAGCAAAGTCTCTGACAGTGTAACCAATCTTCTCAGACTTTCCTACTTCATTACTTTGCCTGAATTTCAGATACTCCGAACACTTAAACGACTCGTAGCTCCTGCAGTTTCCCTCAACAACGATTACCTGTGGCGCAAGTATCACTTTCTCATCCTCAAAGCAGAGAAAAAACGCCAGAGAGACTCTGTTCGCCAGCTTTCTTAATACAACTCTATGTTGAGACGATCTCAGCCGTCCGTTACTCCATGCCTGCATAAGATCTTCAGTGTTCACAAGACGAAGCTCCTCACAAGGATTTCTATCAGTCCAATTTCCTTCATTAAACCTCATTTGAAGGCCACCAACTGAATCTTGATAAAAACTATTGTGAATCTTGATAAACTAATCAGTTTGTCGGTATTAGAAAATAGAAATGATGATAGTTTATAATAACTGAATGTGACACTTTACACTTTGGTTATAGTTTCATTAGTTTCATAAGAGCATATAAATCTTGCAACACCTCAGATCATAGATCATGCCCCTATGCATCCAGCAGGACCTCCATAATAAAGAGTTCTTAACCAAGGTTCTTTTTCCCCATTACCATACAAGGTTCTGTAAAACTTCGAACTGGTCTCACGTGCCTTCAGATGGTTGATTTCAGGATCTATAACCTTTTTAAAACCAGTCATGACTTTGATACTGTTCACATAGGCTGCCTTGCTTAAGCCCTCCCCAGGCCAATGCCCACTTCCCATAACTGGAGCCTTCTCTGTCACCGGACTGTACACTTGACCTCCCCAAGCTGCATAATTTGCTCTTTTATCAAAGCCTGAGTCCAGGAACAATGACGCAGGCCAGTATCCAACGTTCTCATCGTTATACGCAAACCACCAATCTCCACTAGCAAGATCCTGTTCTTGATTAAGAAAATATGAATATACAAATGGTTTTGATGAGTCGAGATTAGAGAATCTGGAGTTTACCTGATACAAGCTCAACCTTATTTCATATTGTGTGCCATTATAGATGGAAACTGGTTGAAGAAGGGCACCAAGTGGTATGTTCTTGCTGACTTGGACATGTTACGTCGTAACAGCCGAACTTGGGATTATCTTTCTGTTAATGGTATATACACACATATCATTTAAGACCTTAAGAAGTTGAGAAACATTAGCACAAG comes from the Brassica rapa cultivar Chiifu-401-42 chromosome A01, CAAS_Brap_v3.01, whole genome shotgun sequence genome and includes:
- the LOC103864480 gene encoding gibberellin 20-oxidase-like protein produces the protein MRFNEGNWTDRNPCEELRLVNTEDLMQAWSNGRLRSSQHRVVLRKLANRVSLAFFLCFEDEKVILAPQVIVVEGNCRSYESFKCSEYLKFRQSNEVGKSEKIGYTVRDFAGLNAASTR
- the LOC103860998 gene encoding uncharacterized protein LOC103860998; protein product: MEAGAESDVDRPVDSDSPAAEESGSNQNSGGRSEPSPSNQREILRTLSTVEKDSKAIAESFSSLFVSLRSTLSEATSSSVDHMGCFGDAAGRLQETALDASTKGNRYINSCLRLNEEIKGVENLAARLKHLRRNVDVLDTAVNKLLRPP
- the LOC103860857 gene encoding cysteine-rich receptor-like protein kinase 24, which codes for MDDLLFVVFWIVPLCSVLVSADICFERSGLFTPNGTYDLNRRHMLASLPSLVTANDGFYTTSTGQDPNRVYGLGMCAPGSNTRSCSDCIISSSARLLRNCTNQMEGIDWRMDRTLCLVRYSNRSFYGSLGMEVLRSENYTRIFQDDMMTDLDSEWEALMISLIDQASTLYYAAGTQKLESSISHVYGAVQCSRDLSLENCTYCLQQDVIEYRSCCHGRQGGIISRPSCFIRWEVYPFLALFDNMPPLDKDGKKISKGTIVAIVVAPVVVIALGFALWKRRKAYKAFTSDSVDDITTSGSLQFEFKAIEAATSNFHSNNKLGHGGFGEVYKGTLPNGAQVAVKRLSKKSGQGEEEFKNEVFLVAKLQHKNLVRLLGFSVKGEEKILVYEFLPNKSLDHFLFDPKKSSQLDWTRRYNIIEGITRGILYLHQDSRLTIIHRDLKAGNILLDKDLNPKIADFGVARNFSVDQTEATTGRVVGTFGYMPPEYVTSGQFSTKSDVYSFGVLIMEIICGKKNSSFNETDGSISNLVTYVWRLWNNDSLLEMIDPAMEENYDRNEVFRCIHIGLLCVQENPTDRPTMSTVFRMLTNTSITLHIPQPPGFVFRVRSKSNPLDERLQSGPSTSISITCVSPR